TTCAGCAAGTCTGTTTATGCCCTTTTCAAGGACTTTGAGTTAGAGCCCCTGGCCTCCGCCAGTCTGGGCCAAGTACACCGGGCCACCCTCTATACCGGAGAAGCCGTGGCTGTCAAAGTGCAGCGTCCAGGCCTTCATCGTCTTTTTCAGGTAGACCAGCAGGTACTTGAAAGACTCCTCAATTGGCTAGATCTGCTGTTCAAAGATTTAAAAAAATATAAACTCCGGCAAATTTACCGCGAATTTTTTGAGCTCCTTTACCAAGAAATTGATTATGTTCATGAAGGCAAAAACGGTGATCACTTCCGGGCAAACTTCGCTGAAGATCCGCAAATCCTCGTCCCAAAAGTCTATTGGCAACATACCACCCATAAAGTGCTGACGATGGAATACTTACCGGGGATAAAGATTGATGACCGGGCCGCCCTTGAAGCGAGCGACATCAACCCGGACCATGTTATTAGTCTAGGTATTTCTTCTTATCTAAAACAACTCCTCCAGGATGGCTTTTTCCAATCAGATCCCCACCCAGGCAATATGGCTGTTGATGCTAGTGGTAAGCTGATTTTCTATGACTTCGGGACGATGACCGAGGTCAAGTCCATGGAAAAAAACCAGATGATGCGCACCTTTTTTGCCGTCTTGCGGAAGGATACGGATGAGGTGCTAGAAACATTAGTGTATATGGGTCTGGTTGAACCCATGGCAGACATGACCCCAGTGAAACGGATGATTGCGTTTTTGCTGGATCGGTTCCGCGATCGCCCCATTGATTTACAAGAATTCGAAGCCATTAGCAGTGAACTGTATTTAATGTTCGAGCAGCAACCCTTTCGTTTGCCGCCCCAAATGACCTTCATTATCAAAGCCCTCACGACCCTCGATGGCATTGCCCGGGCTCTCGATCCCCAGTACAATCTCTTAGCCGCTGCCCAGCCATTTATTCGCAGCGTGGCGACCGGAAACCAACCGGGAGAAAATCGCTTCACTGCCCTGGCCCAGCAAACAAAGGAATTTGTTCTTTATCAATTTCAGAAACCTACGCGGGCAGAAATGGCGATCAAACGCCTTGAATCTCGCATTGAATTGGGGGAATTGCAATTTCGGATTAAATCTGTCGAAGGCGATCGCCAATTGCGGCGCATGTATCTCGCACTCAAAACAATGATGTACGGCATGATCTGGGGCTTTAGCACCATTGCTAGTATTTTGCTATGGCATCAATCGCCCCCCATTTTTCTCACTGGGGCGATCGTCTTAGGAGCTCTATTTTTTGGCATCCAAACCTTCAGAGCCTTACTACAACTGCTTATCCAAGAACGCCTCGACCAATTTATTCGGAAATAGAGTGGCTGAACAGTTTTGACTTCTTGAAAAATCAGAAATAAAAATATTTTGTAATTGCATTTCTATTGCAGCCTATTGATGGCCAGAGTTTACCGTTTAAACTAGTTGATGTTTTATCATCTATAAATTGTTATATTGTAATTTTTTTAGACAATACAATAGTATCGATCAATAAGTTTTTGAAGTCATCAGAAGCGTCGATTAGAATCTAGTAAATCTAGTCTTAATGCTTTACTAATTCGACATTAACCTTGGGTTTATACAATCCTCTTATTCTAAATTTGGGAAAGCACTACCAACTAAATCCCTGTTGTTTCTGTGGAAAATTTTTAAAAATTTATGCCTCTTAAATTAAGCCTGAACCAAAGTCTTTTCTTTACCATGGCACTCACTGGACTTTGTAGTGGCTTATCTAGCTGTGGTGGCCTCCTGGCTTCAAAAGAACCAATGGGAATTGAAGGAGCTGGAGCAAGTTTTCCTGCTCCTCTCTATCAGCGATGGATTACTGAATTTGATAAACAAGCAAAAGTTTCCGTCAAATATGACTCAGTTGGTAGTGGTGAAGGCGTCAGAAAATACCTCAGTCAAGAAGTCGATTTTGGTGCGACAGACGCTCCACTAAACACCGAAGAAATAGAGCAATTCCCTGATGCTAGGGGGCCGATAATCCAGGTGCCTCTTACAGGGGGATTACTCGTTTTTGCCTATAATCTTGGTAATTTTGAAGGGACTGAGAATATTCGGCTCTCCCGTGAAAGTTATTGCGGCATTGTGACGGGACAAATTCGTAACTGGAATGATCCGAAAATTGTGGCAGATAACCCCAATGTCCGAATGCCAAATCTGCCGATTATTTTTGTACACCGTTCAGATGGAAGCGGCACAACCTTTATTTTCTCTAGCCATATCACAGCGGCTTGCCCTGAGTGGACAGGAGGCGCTGCCAAGGAAGTAGATTGGCCAGAAAATTTCCTCGGCGCACCAGGCAATGAAGGGGTAACAGCTCAAATTCAACAGAGTCAGGGAGGGATCGGTTACATCGAGTATTCCTACGCTCGTAGCAATAGACTGCCGATGGCAATCATCCAGAACAAAACAGGTGCGTTTATCAACCCCACTTCAGAAAATGCAGCCAAAGCGTTCAGCGGGATTAATGTTCCAAGTGACTTTGCCCTCTCAATTCCTGACCCTAGTCAGCCCGAAGCTTATCCCATCGTGGGTTTGACTTGGTTACTCATCTATGGCCAATATGACGACGCTAACACCATCAAAGGCCTCAAGGAGTTTGTCACCTGGACGCTCACCAAGGGGGATAGCTATGCAGAAGAGCTTGGCTACATCCCGATTCCAAACGATTTAGAGCAGCGGGTTTTGGAGGTGATGAAAAACTTATAAGTAATTTTTGTTCAGTCAAGCTGAGCTGGGAACCAAGGGGGATTGGCGATCGCCAGACTATGAACGGGCCATGATTAAGCAATCTAAGCTTGCTTATATCGACCAAGTTTGGTTACTTGAACCAAATTTTCCCTTTCGACACGTGCTTTTTGGAAAACATCCTGTCCCAATTGCTGCTGAGTTAATAACAATTGTTATCTTTTGATTATTTTGTGTGTCCGTCGCACCAATGTCGCACTAGTTTTGTTAGTGATGGGCAATTTAACCAGACACAATATGGGAATTTAGGATGTGGAACTGTTTTTTGCTGAACCAAAATCTCCTAAATAACTGTCAACCGAAAGAATAAGTGTGATTTTATGGAAGTGCAGGATATTGCGACAAAAACCGTTGTGATTCCGGGGAAAGCCCTACAGACCCTGATTGAGCGCCGGGTATCTGGCACTGTAAGCGTTTATGATCCCGTTGATGACTCTGTCTTTTGGCAACTGTACTTAGGAGGTGGCAAGCTCCATTTCGCCACCAGCGGCATGGGGAAACCGGAACGGCTTGACTATCTTTTGGGGCAGCTTTTTCCGAGTACTCAGTTTCCGATATCTGATACCCTCAGCCGTGATTATGACTACATTTGTCAGATTTGGAAGATGGGGAAGTTTTCTCTGCAACAGGTACGCCAAGTACTATTTTTTATTACCCAAGAAGCTGTGAGTCAGTTTCTGGCATTACCAAGGGCGGCGGTCAAGTTTGAGCGGACCTTAGGTCTAGATCCCCTGCTGCTCTCCCTCTCACTGCGGCAGATTGTTCGCCCTCTCCAAGACACAATTCGAAGCTGGGTACAACTGCGTTCTGATATTAGTTCTCCCTTTCAACGACTTTATCTGGGGGATTTTGACCAAATCACCAGTCAATCATGGCTCCATATGCAAAATTATGAGTTGGTGGCCAACATGCTAGAAAGCCTCAACCAAAAGATGACACTCTATGAGTTGAGTCGCTCGATGGGAAAAACCACGACGGAACTGGGGGGAATTTTACAGCCTTTTATTCAAGCAGGTGGGATTCAAGTTTTACCCTATGAGGCGATCGCCTCCCCGCCAAAACCGCTCATTGCCTGCATCGATGACAGCAAGGCAACCCAACGCATTGTCAAAATGACCCTCGAAGCCAGTGGATTAGAAGTCATCGGCGTCACAGATCCAGCCCAAGCCCTCAGTACCTTCGTTCACAAACGCCCCGAGCTGATTTTGATGGATATTAATATGCCAGAAATTGACGGCTATGAGCTTTGCCGGATGTTTAGCCAATCTAACCTCCTGAAAAATATCCCTGTAATTATGCTCACCGGGCGCGATGGGCTATTGGACCGGATCCGGGCCAGAATGATTGGTGCCTCTGATTACATCGCCAAGCCTTTCGACCCCCAAGATCTGATTCAATTAGTGCAATCCTACATCCAGAATGCCACTCCACAATCCAAGCTTTAAGGGCGGTTGATGATGATGGATATAATCTTTTTTCCCTAAGTCGATATTTGTAAAGTGATGAAAACAGTTTTAGTCGTTGATGATTCCAAATCAGAGCAAATGCTCGCCCGGGCACTGCTGGAAAAAATGAATGTTGCCGTAAGTTTGGTTGATAGCGGCTCCGATGCCCTGAGTTGGCTCAAAGAACATGAGCAACCTGCTTTGATCTTTTTGGATATTGTGATGCCTGATATGAACGGCTTAGATCTTTGCCGCGAAATTCGCGAAAACCTCGGTTATAAAAATGTGCCCATCATTTTTTGTTCCAACAAAAGCCAAGATTTTGATCGGTTTTGGGCGTTGCGCCAAGGGGGAAATGCTTACATCACAAAACCCTACAGTCCGATGGATTTTATGAACACAGTCAAGGATTATCTCAGTTAGAGGCGATCGCCCCCAGTTTTGTTGAGTTCCACAAAGATTAACCATCTCACCATGCCAATAGTCACAACCGAAGTGGATTATTTCCGCGCCCAATTGTACCCCCCGAGAGAACATCAACCCTTGGCGAAAACAAAGTTGCTGGTGCCGCTACAAGATATTGCTGAGGTGGTGACGATTCAACGACAGGATATTTGTCCAATCCCTGGGGTTGCACCGGGGATTTTAGGGGTAGCGAATCAGCGAGGACAGTTGATTTGGATCATGGATCTCTGTGAAATTAGGGGCGATGAGGCGGCCTCAAAACGGTTGAATCCCCAAGAAAAGTTAACGATTATGTTGCTCCAACAGGCCCAGGGACAAGTCGGCTGTGTGGTGGCGCAGTTGCAGGGGATTGTGTCGCTCGACTTGCAACAGGGGCAGAAAATCGAAGCACAGTGGCAAACGTTTTATCCATTCTGCGATCGCCAACTGTCTGAGGGGGAGGATTGGGCTTTTTTATTAGACATCATGCAACTGTTCGAGTATTTACAAATGGGCTGATCGAAACAGCCTAGATTTGGCGCTTGGTCGTTCCATTGCTCTGATTTTGTCGGACTCTTCAATTTTGACTTTTCGCAAAAACAACTTTTATTCAAACGTGGCGTAGGCTTCCCCAATGACAACTTTCAACATTACCGATAAGCAAGCAGCTTTCTCTCCAGAAATTCAGAAACTCCAGGTGGCGATCGCGATGGATCCAATGGATATCATGGCAAAAATTAGTCTCGCCAGTCAGTTTGAACAGGAAGGGTTCCTGAAGGAAGCAGCAACGGTTTATGAAGACATTATCGCGACGGACACCGACGGCGTTTTTGCCGCGAGTGCGCAACAGGCTTTACGCTCCCTGACCACAGACTATGACAACTCAAGTGACGAGCCAAATCAAAGCAATGGCAATGGAGTAGGGACAGCGACTGCGGCACCTGCAACCTTTGAACCAGAAGAGAACGTTGAACCAATTGCCTATTCAGCCGAAATTCTGGCGCTAAAAGAGGCGATCGCCAACGATCCAACGGACATAATGGCGCAAATTAGCTTAGCCATTGCCCTCGAAAATGAAGGTTTTATCCAAGAAGCTGCCGATACCTATCGCTACATCCTTGATCACCCTGAACAGGATCCAGACGGAGTCTTCACTGGTAGTGCCGCCAAAGCCTTAGAAGAATTACAGCCGGCCCTCGCTGCCCTCGACCCAACCTATAGCCTAGCCCAGGAGAGCGTTCAGACTTCTGGGCGATCGCTCCAAGCCCTTGATCCCCAGCAAGTAGATTACAGCGACGTAGATACGACTTCGCCACGGATTAGGTGGCTCAGAAATTTACCAATTGCCCGTAAACAATTTATCGGCATGTTTGCCTCGAGTTTCATCGCCTTAACAGGGGTTGTGGGAGCCAGTATTGGGGTGACAGTGATTTCCGGGCGGGCTCAGCTTCAGAACCAGGTGATCGCCGAGTTAGCCGTCACAAGAATCAATTACCTTGCCAAAAATAATGAACTCGGTGGCGCTTTACGGGGGCAGGGTGATAACACTGCGGTCATTGCTGCCGCTCGAGAATATCAAGCATCGGGTGTGCTAGATAGTGGCTTACAACAACTGGTTACGCGAATTTTGCAGAACGAAACCAGTGCCAGACAAATTGAGTATGCAACCCTCATCGGTTTAGACGGCAGGATTATCGCCAATGCTAACCAAAACCGGGTTGGCGAAAACTTCGACCCCAATGGACTGGTGAGCGAAGTGCTCCAATCTCCCCGTCGTCTCCAAACCAACGCCATCATTGATTGGGCAGAAATTGCCAGGGAACAACCCCCTCTCCCGCCAGATCTCACCGAACAACCTGTGTTGATGAACTTTACCTTTGTGCCGGTTTTTGACCCGGATACCCAGGAGGCGATCGCCATTTTAATGGGGGGTGAAGTTATCGATGGGAAGATCTCTGTCATTCGAGAAACCCTAGAAGCTGTTGGCGGTGGTTATAGTGCGATTTATCACTGGCAAGGCGATGCAGAAACAGGGAGCTTCGAACTTGCGAGTTCGATTCTCAAAACCCCCACCATGGAAGCAACGGAGTACGAAACTAATATTCCACTTCCCGACTTAGAACTGCTTCAACTCGCAAGACAAGGGGTAGGTGGCAACTTGGTAGACCGGTTGATGATTGAGGATAGAACTTACACAGTGGCAGTGCAAGCCTTAGCGAACTCGCAAGGTGCACCGATTGCCTTCCTTGTGCGCGGTACCCCAGAAGATTCTTTAAATGCCCTCCTGCGCGATAGTCTCTTAATCCAAGCCGCCGTCGGCTTAGGGGGGATCTTTGTGGCCGCAGGCTTGGCCTGGCTCCTTGGACGGGCCATTACCAAGCCGATCTCCAAGCTTCAAGAAACTGCCGAAGAATTTGGGGCTGGTAATCTGAAAACCCGCGCTGAAGTCATGTCCCAAGATGAAGTGGGACGCCTGGCCCAGACCTTTAACCTGATGGCAGAGCAGATTGCGATCACGACAGAGGCAGTAGAAGAACAATCTTCCCTGAAGCAAAAAGAAGCAGAATTTCAGCGGCAAGAACGGGAACGACTCCAGGAAGGGGTCATTCGTCTCCTATTGCAGATTGAAGAGGTGCGCCAGGGGAACCTCACCGTGCAAGCGATGGTGGATGAGGGGGAAGTCGGATCAATCGCTGACGCCTTCAATGCCACGCTCCGGAGCCTCCGGGATTTGGTTTTCCAGGTTACTTCCTCCGCCGATCAGGTCTATGATTTGGCGATCGTCAACAATGATCTCATCATGCACCTTTCCGGGGAAGCCACGGTTCAGGAACGGGCCATCCAATCGGCCGAGCATTCTGTGCAAGGAATGGCCCAATCGATTCAAGCGGTGGCCAAATCTGCCCAAGGAGCAGCCCAAATTGCCCGAAAATCTCGTTTGGCAGCCCAAGAAGGGCAAACAACAATGGATGAAACAGTGATGAGCATTGATCTCATCCGGCGCTCGGTGGCAGATACCTCTAAGAAAGCGAAACGCTTGGCGGAATCGTCCCAGGAAATTTCTAAGATCGTCAACATCATCGCGGATATTTCGGAAAAGACAAACCTCCTGGCTTTTAATGCTTCCATTGAGGCTACCCGAGCCGGAGAAAATGGCCAGGGTTTCCGGGTTGTTGCCGATGAGGTGCGGCGACTGGCGGAACAGGTCACGACGGCAGCCCAGGATGTGGAGCAGTTGATCAGTGGTGTCCAGGAAGAAACGGCGCAGATGATGCAGATGATGGAAGAAAGTACCTCTCAGGTGGTCACAGGCACAGAACTGGTGAAGAAAACAAAAACCACCCTCCAAAGGATGGGCCGCATTAGTGAGGAAATCGATAAGGTGTTGGCACGCATTTCTAAGGCAATGGTTTCCCAACAAAATGTATCGGGGAAAGTCACCAAAATTATGCAGTCGGCGGCGGAGGTCGCCCAAAAGACAGCGGCGGAATCTAAAACCATGTCTGGTCAGTTAGAGGCCCTCACTCAGGTGGCGATCGCCCTCCAAGAGTCCTCTTCCCGCTTCAAGATCGATTAAATTCTCAGTTCCTAATCATCAATTCTTCACCAGTAACGAACTTCCCCTATGTTGGATGCAGACAGTTTAAGAGCGATCGCCCTCGAAGCCCGTCAATGTTTTTTATTAGAAGACGCACCGGACTTTATTGGCCTGTTTAACCAAAGTGTCAAAGCCCTCCAACAGGAGTTAGACCAACCCAGCGGCGGCGATCGCCAGAACCTTTATAAAGATCTTGTGCGCTCTGCCCACTCGATCAAAGGGGGGGCGGGCTTAGCAGAAATGCAAGGGCTCTACCAACTGGCACACCACATGGAAGATCTCCTGGAAGCCGTTGCAGAGGGGCAAATCGAAGATCAATCAATGGCCCTAGAATTGGTTGTCCTGGCGATGGAAGAAGTGCAACATTGCGTTGACCTTGCGGCCCGGGATGACAATCATCCCGGTGATAGCCCCGGGGTTGAAAAAATGACGATCACTCTGAAGGAATTTGTCGCAACAGCCCAACCTGTCGCCCCCCAGCAGCTGTCCTCCCCCGCTGGGAACGTCCCCAGTAAATTTGTTGCCACGGCCCTCCAGGTTGATCTAGAAGCATGTGTACAACGCCTCGAAAAGTTTCTCACCACGGCTCCTCCTCCCCGGGTCGCCGCCCTTCAGCTCAAAACCCTCGAAGAAGAATGCCGCCTCTTGGGAGAAGCCCTGATGGTTCCCTGGCTTAAGGAACTAGCCAGCTTACTCCGGACAGATTTAATCACGGCGGGCCTTGATCCCGTTGCCCTCGGTCAAAGGGCGATCGCCGAAATTCGCCGCCTCATTGAGATCTATCTTGCCGACCCCGACCAAGCTCACATTAGCCCGGAGTTTCACGCCCTCTTTCAGACCACTCCCCCCCCATCAGCCTCCCCCGCCATCGCTGAAGTTGCCACGCCCCCGGAAGATGGCATCGCCCCAGCCGCCCCGCGCACTGACACTTCTGATCCCCTGAAACAGACCTCCAGTTTGCAGATCCGGATGCCGATCCAGCAGCTCAATCGCATGGGCAATGCCGTAGGAGAGCTTTTTATTGGCTATGAAAAGCTCAACCGTCACCAAGAGCAGCTCCTCCGGGTTAGTCGCAATCTCAAAAAAAGAACTCAACAACTCAGCCCCATTCGCGATGAGGTTACCGCCCTCTATGACCAATTAGCCGTTGCGCCCACAGGGTCTACCCAAAATAATGGCCTGGGAGGACTCCGGGAAGCGGCTACCACCACCCACAACGAATTTGACACTCTCCACTTTGACCAATACACCCAGGCCCATACCCAGCTCCAGCAGTTTCAAGAATTGATGGTCCAGGTGCAAGAGATTCAAGAAGATCTCGAACTGATGCGCTGGGAATTTCAAGATTCCCTAGATGGCTTACGGCAACAGTTAGAATCTCTTAGCCAAGATTTGATCCAGTCGCGCCTAATGCCTTTCGGGAATTTAGCCCGTCGTTTTCGCCAATCTTTAGAAACCTTGAGTAAGCGACATCCGCAAACTGCGCACCTTGCCATTGAGGGAGAACAGGTACTTGTAGACCAAGGGATCCTTGAGCAGCTGCGGACCCCCCTGACCCACTTGATTCGGAATGCCTTTGACCATGGGATTGAACCACCAGAGACACGCCGTCAGAGTCAAAAAGCAGCGGCGGGAACCATTCATCTGGGGGCGCAAATCCGGGGGAATATCGTCGAAATTTTGGTACAGGATGATGGCCGGGGTGTGGATTTAGATCGGGTCTGGCAAAAGGCGATCGCCAAAGGACTATGTGCCCCAGGGCGACGTCCCCCAGATTCAGAGATCCTGGAATATCTCTTTGCCCCCGGATTTTCAACGCGGGACAATGTCAGCGACCTGTCGGGGCGGGGTTTGGGTCTTGATATCGTCCGCCTGGAGTTGGCGCAACTGAAGGGAACTATCAGCGTCAGGAGTAAACCCCAACGGGGGACTCGTTTCACCATTCGCATTCCTTTGAATTTTAATATTTTGCCCCTGCTCCTCTGTCGCTGCCAAAAACAGGCGATCGCCTTCCCTTCGGTGACAGTGCAGGCGGTGGTTTCCCTGGTCAACAACGATCAACCCCATTACCCAGAATTTCTCGATTGGCAAGGGACATCCCTCAAGCTTTACGCCCTAGATCAGCTTTTGCCTTATCCCCAGAAAAATTTACTATTGCCCCCTGAACAGCGCCCTGCGCCAACCATTGGCGTCATTGTGCGCCAAGGAAAAAAATCCCTGGCGATCGCCGTAGATGAAATTTTGGGAGAACGGGAATTGGTGCTCAAATCCCTCGATGAAACCGTTGCCTATCCCCCCTATGTGGCGGGCTGTACTGTTCTTGGGTCTGGGGAAGTGATTCCCGTGCTATTGCCCGATGCCTTTGGGCCGCTCCTCACCGGGCCAAATCAAGATGGTGGGGCCGTTGCCGCAAGTCCGGCTGCAATACCAGCCCAGGGACAGCGGACGATTTTGGTGATTGATGATTCTGTAGCGGTGCGACGGACCTTGAATAAACTGTTGAGTCAGATGGGCTACCAGGTGCAACAATGCCGCGATGGGAAAGAGGCCTGGAATCTTCTGAACCGTGCCCAACAGAATTTTGACCTGGCGATTTGCGACTTGGAAATGCCCGGATACGATGGCTTTACACTGTTGCAAATGGTGCGGGGTCAGCAGAAATGGAACAATTTGCCCTTCGTGATGCTCACTTCCCGAGACAATGATCTCCACCGTCAGAAGGCAAAAAATCTCGGAGCCAATGATTATTTTACTAAGCCATTCCACCCGGTACGGTTTCTTCAGGCGATCGCCCGATATGTTGAAGGCTAAAGCATCAAATTGCGGGAATCAAAATCGTTTCTAACAGTCCCTCGACCCGTTGTCGCAGCTTCCGGTTATGGGGGTCAGCTAATAATGCCTTGCGTAAATAGGTGCGGGCCTTGTGGTGCTGTTGTTGTTGTAGCAGATGGGTTCCCCAACTGAGATAAGTAATGCCCTGCCACTGACGTACCTCTGCATCATGGGGCAGCCGATAGGCGAGCCCTTCCATCAAGGCGATCGCCCGGGCGTAGCGCCGCTGTTGTAAACAAACTTGGAGCTGTTCATAGCTCTGCCATTTGAGCTGTTGGTCAAGATCAGAAGGCGCCGGCGGTGTTGGGGTCTGGGGTTGGGGCGATCGCCAGACATTTGTTGCCCCCGTAAGGCGCTGATTTTCGGCAAGGGCTTTGTAGGCGCGGGTAATACGAATAAATTTACTTTCGGCTTGGCGATCGCCCCGGTTCACATCTGGATGACATTGGCGAGCAAGACGGCGATAGGCCGCTTTCACGGCATCGAATTCTGCGTCAAGCCGTAACCCTAAAATTTCATAACATTCAAGGAGATTCATCGGGTCACTGCCGGGAAAGGAGGCCTAATGTAATGGCCCAATTTTACCTAAGAATACCGCAAAAATCTTGGTGGAGAAGATTGCTTTGGTGAATCCAGGCGATCGCCGCTATGATCCGGAGAACAAAC
The nucleotide sequence above comes from [Synechococcus] sp. NIES-970. Encoded proteins:
- a CDS encoding CheA like protein, with product MLDADSLRAIALEARQCFLLEDAPDFIGLFNQSVKALQQELDQPSGGDRQNLYKDLVRSAHSIKGGAGLAEMQGLYQLAHHMEDLLEAVAEGQIEDQSMALELVVLAMEEVQHCVDLAARDDNHPGDSPGVEKMTITLKEFVATAQPVAPQQLSSPAGNVPSKFVATALQVDLEACVQRLEKFLTTAPPPRVAALQLKTLEEECRLLGEALMVPWLKELASLLRTDLITAGLDPVALGQRAIAEIRRLIEIYLADPDQAHISPEFHALFQTTPPPSASPAIAEVATPPEDGIAPAAPRTDTSDPLKQTSSLQIRMPIQQLNRMGNAVGELFIGYEKLNRHQEQLLRVSRNLKKRTQQLSPIRDEVTALYDQLAVAPTGSTQNNGLGGLREAATTTHNEFDTLHFDQYTQAHTQLQQFQELMVQVQEIQEDLELMRWEFQDSLDGLRQQLESLSQDLIQSRLMPFGNLARRFRQSLETLSKRHPQTAHLAIEGEQVLVDQGILEQLRTPLTHLIRNAFDHGIEPPETRRQSQKAAAGTIHLGAQIRGNIVEILVQDDGRGVDLDRVWQKAIAKGLCAPGRRPPDSEILEYLFAPGFSTRDNVSDLSGRGLGLDIVRLELAQLKGTISVRSKPQRGTRFTIRIPLNFNILPLLLCRCQKQAIAFPSVTVQAVVSLVNNDQPHYPEFLDWQGTSLKLYALDQLLPYPQKNLLLPPEQRPAPTIGVIVRQGKKSLAIAVDEILGERELVLKSLDETVAYPPYVAGCTVLGSGEVIPVLLPDAFGPLLTGPNQDGGAVAASPAAIPAQGQRTILVIDDSVAVRRTLNKLLSQMGYQVQQCRDGKEAWNLLNRAQQNFDLAICDLEMPGYDGFTLLQMVRGQQKWNNLPFVMLTSRDNDLHRQKAKNLGANDYFTKPFHPVRFLQAIARYVEG
- a CDS encoding CheY subfamily protein; amino-acid sequence: MKTVLVVDDSKSEQMLARALLEKMNVAVSLVDSGSDALSWLKEHEQPALIFLDIVMPDMNGLDLCREIRENLGYKNVPIIFCSNKSQDFDRFWALRQGGNAYITKPYSPMDFMNTVKDYLS
- a CDS encoding ABC1 family domain protein — translated: MKPPRWQRKKLSLRQRQFEIFTVAARFILRLGKDKLPGGDPARKRHRQARWLVNHLLDLGPTFIKIGQAMSTRPDLFPVEYITELSQLQDRVPPFKGQEAIAVIEQEFSKSVYALFKDFELEPLASASLGQVHRATLYTGEAVAVKVQRPGLHRLFQVDQQVLERLLNWLDLLFKDLKKYKLRQIYREFFELLYQEIDYVHEGKNGDHFRANFAEDPQILVPKVYWQHTTHKVLTMEYLPGIKIDDRAALEASDINPDHVISLGISSYLKQLLQDGFFQSDPHPGNMAVDASGKLIFYDFGTMTEVKSMEKNQMMRTFFAVLRKDTDEVLETLVYMGLVEPMADMTPVKRMIAFLLDRFRDRPIDLQEFEAISSELYLMFEQQPFRLPPQMTFIIKALTTLDGIARALDPQYNLLAAAQPFIRSVATGNQPGENRFTALAQQTKEFVLYQFQKPTRAEMAIKRLESRIELGELQFRIKSVEGDRQLRRMYLALKTMMYGMIWGFSTIASILLWHQSPPIFLTGAIVLGALFFGIQTFRALLQLLIQERLDQFIRK
- a CDS encoding CheW-like domain containing protein gives rise to the protein MPIVTTEVDYFRAQLYPPREHQPLAKTKLLVPLQDIAEVVTIQRQDICPIPGVAPGILGVANQRGQLIWIMDLCEIRGDEAASKRLNPQEKLTIMLLQQAQGQVGCVVAQLQGIVSLDLQQGQKIEAQWQTFYPFCDRQLSEGEDWAFLLDIMQLFEYLQMG
- a CDS encoding DnaJ domain containing protein, with the translated sequence MNLLECYEILGLRLDAEFDAVKAAYRRLARQCHPDVNRGDRQAESKFIRITRAYKALAENQRLTGATNVWRSPQPQTPTPPAPSDLDQQLKWQSYEQLQVCLQQRRYARAIALMEGLAYRLPHDAEVRQWQGITYLSWGTHLLQQQQHHKARTYLRKALLADPHNRKLRQRVEGLLETILIPAI
- a CDS encoding phosphate ABC transporter, periplasmic phosphate-binding protein, which translates into the protein MPLKLSLNQSLFFTMALTGLCSGLSSCGGLLASKEPMGIEGAGASFPAPLYQRWITEFDKQAKVSVKYDSVGSGEGVRKYLSQEVDFGATDAPLNTEEIEQFPDARGPIIQVPLTGGLLVFAYNLGNFEGTENIRLSRESYCGIVTGQIRNWNDPKIVADNPNVRMPNLPIIFVHRSDGSGTTFIFSSHITAACPEWTGGAAKEVDWPENFLGAPGNEGVTAQIQQSQGGIGYIEYSYARSNRLPMAIIQNKTGAFINPTSENAAKAFSGINVPSDFALSIPDPSQPEAYPIVGLTWLLIYGQYDDANTIKGLKEFVTWTLTKGDSYAEELGYIPIPNDLEQRVLEVMKNL
- a CDS encoding methyl-accepting chemotaxis like protein; the protein is MTTFNITDKQAAFSPEIQKLQVAIAMDPMDIMAKISLASQFEQEGFLKEAATVYEDIIATDTDGVFAASAQQALRSLTTDYDNSSDEPNQSNGNGVGTATAAPATFEPEENVEPIAYSAEILALKEAIANDPTDIMAQISLAIALENEGFIQEAADTYRYILDHPEQDPDGVFTGSAAKALEELQPALAALDPTYSLAQESVQTSGRSLQALDPQQVDYSDVDTTSPRIRWLRNLPIARKQFIGMFASSFIALTGVVGASIGVTVISGRAQLQNQVIAELAVTRINYLAKNNELGGALRGQGDNTAVIAAAREYQASGVLDSGLQQLVTRILQNETSARQIEYATLIGLDGRIIANANQNRVGENFDPNGLVSEVLQSPRRLQTNAIIDWAEIAREQPPLPPDLTEQPVLMNFTFVPVFDPDTQEAIAILMGGEVIDGKISVIRETLEAVGGGYSAIYHWQGDAETGSFELASSILKTPTMEATEYETNIPLPDLELLQLARQGVGGNLVDRLMIEDRTYTVAVQALANSQGAPIAFLVRGTPEDSLNALLRDSLLIQAAVGLGGIFVAAGLAWLLGRAITKPISKLQETAEEFGAGNLKTRAEVMSQDEVGRLAQTFNLMAEQIAITTEAVEEQSSLKQKEAEFQRQERERLQEGVIRLLLQIEEVRQGNLTVQAMVDEGEVGSIADAFNATLRSLRDLVFQVTSSADQVYDLAIVNNDLIMHLSGEATVQERAIQSAEHSVQGMAQSIQAVAKSAQGAAQIARKSRLAAQEGQTTMDETVMSIDLIRRSVADTSKKAKRLAESSQEISKIVNIIADISEKTNLLAFNASIEATRAGENGQGFRVVADEVRRLAEQVTTAAQDVEQLISGVQEETAQMMQMMEESTSQVVTGTELVKKTKTTLQRMGRISEEIDKVLARISKAMVSQQNVSGKVTKIMQSAAEVAQKTAAESKTMSGQLEALTQVAIALQESSSRFKID
- a CDS encoding two-component response regulator — its product is MEVQDIATKTVVIPGKALQTLIERRVSGTVSVYDPVDDSVFWQLYLGGGKLHFATSGMGKPERLDYLLGQLFPSTQFPISDTLSRDYDYICQIWKMGKFSLQQVRQVLFFITQEAVSQFLALPRAAVKFERTLGLDPLLLSLSLRQIVRPLQDTIRSWVQLRSDISSPFQRLYLGDFDQITSQSWLHMQNYELVANMLESLNQKMTLYELSRSMGKTTTELGGILQPFIQAGGIQVLPYEAIASPPKPLIACIDDSKATQRIVKMTLEASGLEVIGVTDPAQALSTFVHKRPELILMDINMPEIDGYELCRMFSQSNLLKNIPVIMLTGRDGLLDRIRARMIGASDYIAKPFDPQDLIQLVQSYIQNATPQSKL